One part of the Thermodesulfobacterium commune DSM 2178 genome encodes these proteins:
- a CDS encoding aminotransferase class I/II-fold pyridoxal phosphate-dependent enzyme, translated as MSKEFKIIPAERTFGVEYAIRDIVEASQEAKKAGKDLICLNIGDPVKYGFKTPEHIIKAACEALLNNLNSYSESTGISEAIEAIKGYALKKGIQPVDIYITQGASEAIEFAISALANPGDNILLPSPCYPLYQAIVAKFQIEPRFYYLDEEKDWEIDIDSIEPLIDDKTKAIVIINPNNPTGAVYSKKTLEKILEIAEEYHLVVLSDEIYDQFILEEGLEHVSIAALTDKVPVLTFNGLSKNYFAPGFRIGWGIVSGPEEMLKDYIDAIHKLARTRLCASHPLQFAIPAALNQENVYIKQVIPQLKKRRDLLVDGINSIPCLSCVKPKGAFYAFPKFEIPGIEDLDFVKRLILEEGVVVVHGSGFGQKPNTKHFRIIFLPEEAVILKALERIERFVKKFL; from the coding sequence ATGAGCAAAGAATTTAAGATCATCCCTGCTGAAAGGACTTTTGGGGTAGAATATGCGATAAGAGATATCGTTGAAGCCTCTCAGGAGGCTAAAAAAGCAGGAAAAGACCTTATCTGCCTTAACATAGGAGACCCTGTTAAGTATGGTTTTAAAACACCAGAACATATCATTAAAGCCGCTTGCGAAGCCCTTTTAAATAATCTTAACTCTTATTCAGAATCTACCGGCATATCTGAAGCTATAGAAGCTATAAAAGGCTATGCCCTTAAAAAAGGGATTCAACCTGTTGATATTTATATTACTCAAGGGGCATCTGAGGCCATAGAGTTTGCCATTTCTGCCTTGGCTAATCCTGGGGATAACATTCTTCTCCCTTCTCCTTGTTATCCTCTCTATCAGGCTATAGTTGCCAAATTTCAGATTGAGCCAAGATTTTATTATCTTGATGAAGAAAAAGACTGGGAAATAGATATAGACTCGATAGAACCGCTTATAGATGATAAAACCAAGGCCATAGTAATCATCAACCCTAACAACCCCACCGGAGCTGTTTATTCTAAGAAAACTTTGGAAAAAATTTTAGAAATAGCAGAGGAATACCATCTTGTAGTACTTTCTGACGAGATTTATGATCAATTTATTTTGGAAGAAGGATTAGAGCATGTTTCGATCGCAGCTTTAACCGATAAAGTTCCTGTCTTAACCTTTAACGGTCTTTCTAAAAATTACTTTGCTCCTGGTTTTAGGATAGGCTGGGGGATAGTTTCTGGTCCAGAGGAAATGCTGAAAGATTATATAGATGCTATTCATAAGCTTGCCCGCACTAGACTTTGTGCTTCTCATCCTCTCCAGTTTGCCATTCCTGCTGCCCTTAATCAAGAAAATGTTTACATAAAGCAGGTGATACCTCAACTTAAAAAGAGAAGAGACCTCTTGGTAGATGGAATAAACAGTATTCCTTGTCTTTCTTGTGTAAAACCTAAGGGTGCTTTTTATGCTTTTCCTAAGTTTGAGATCCCAGGAATCGAAGATTTGGATTTTGTGAAAAGATTGATCTTAGAAGAAGGTGTGGTAGTAGTACATGGAAGTGGGTTTGGTCAAAAACCTAACACTAAACATTTTCGTATCATCTTTCTTCCTGAAGAAGCAGTAATTTTAAAGGCATTAGAACGGATAGAAAGGTTTGTGAAGAAGTTTCTTTAG
- a CDS encoding triose-phosphate isomerase, whose protein sequence is MLKLKPRKDIYTLKDVETPNLFKEFFPYIEPPRIFFDGKYIPPQPAKNFYITDTTFRDGQQARVPYTPEQIETLYKFLHKLSGPKGIIRKTEFFLYTPKDREALERCLGLGYQYPEITGWIRANKNDLKLVKEAGLKETGILTSCSDYHIFLKLKKTRKQALEDYLAIVKEALSLGIRPRCHFEDITRADIYGFVIPFAIELMKLREESGIDVKIRLCDTLGLGVPYSEAALPVSVPKLIRALIEEAGVPEELLEWHGHNDFYKGVINATVAWLYGCTYVNTSLLGIGERTGNTPLEAMVFEYIALKGTADGMDVSVITDIVNYYKTELHEKIPPRQPLVGEEFNATKAGIHIDGLIKNEEIYNSFDTLRVLKRPIQIIITDKSGTAGIAYWINMHFGLKGEKQIDKRHPGVAKIYKKIIEEYEKGRVTPISNEEMLTYTKKYLPELFVSELDHLRDYVIKLMSHYIEDLSQEKEMSTLKATKIRPVLKKFLEEHPYVQFIYIVDAEGKPVVGLTNDIEYLHKFEELLKTETFENREWFKVPMKTGKTYTSKFYTSRITGNLCITLSIPIRNKYEEIIGILGMDIKFEDVVKMENGSYEV, encoded by the coding sequence ATGCTAAAATTAAAACCTCGCAAAGATATCTATACTTTAAAAGATGTAGAGACACCTAATCTTTTTAAAGAATTTTTTCCTTACATAGAACCACCAAGAATTTTCTTTGACGGAAAATACATACCCCCTCAACCTGCTAAAAATTTCTACATCACAGACACCACTTTTAGAGATGGGCAACAAGCCAGAGTTCCTTACACTCCAGAACAGATAGAAACCCTTTATAAGTTTTTACACAAACTTAGTGGGCCTAAAGGGATAATAAGGAAAACTGAATTTTTTCTTTATACCCCAAAAGATCGAGAGGCTTTAGAAAGATGTTTAGGCTTAGGATACCAGTATCCTGAAATTACAGGATGGATAAGGGCTAACAAAAACGACCTAAAATTAGTAAAAGAGGCTGGACTTAAGGAAACAGGTATTCTTACCTCCTGTTCTGACTATCATATCTTTTTAAAACTCAAAAAAACAAGAAAACAGGCTTTAGAGGATTATCTAGCTATCGTAAAAGAAGCCCTTTCGTTAGGAATTCGCCCAAGGTGTCATTTTGAAGACATAACCAGGGCTGATATTTATGGGTTTGTGATACCCTTTGCCATAGAGCTTATGAAACTTAGAGAAGAAAGTGGTATAGACGTTAAAATCAGACTTTGTGATACCTTAGGATTGGGTGTGCCTTATTCTGAGGCAGCTCTTCCTGTAAGTGTACCTAAGCTTATCAGGGCTTTGATAGAAGAAGCTGGGGTTCCTGAAGAACTTCTTGAGTGGCATGGCCATAACGACTTCTATAAAGGGGTAATAAATGCAACAGTTGCCTGGCTTTACGGATGCACCTATGTTAACACTTCCCTTCTTGGTATAGGGGAACGCACAGGTAACACCCCTCTTGAGGCGATGGTGTTTGAATATATTGCTTTAAAGGGTACAGCTGATGGTATGGATGTTTCTGTCATAACTGATATCGTAAATTACTATAAAACCGAACTTCATGAAAAAATACCTCCCAGACAGCCTTTGGTGGGAGAAGAATTTAACGCTACCAAAGCAGGAATCCACATAGATGGTTTGATAAAAAATGAAGAAATTTACAATTCTTTTGATACCCTCCGTGTATTAAAAAGACCTATACAGATCATCATCACTGATAAAAGTGGAACCGCTGGAATTGCCTATTGGATTAACATGCACTTTGGGCTTAAAGGAGAAAAACAGATTGATAAAAGACATCCAGGGGTGGCTAAAATCTACAAAAAAATCATCGAAGAATATGAAAAAGGAAGAGTTACCCCTATTTCTAACGAGGAAATGTTGACTTACACCAAAAAATATCTCCCTGAACTCTTTGTATCTGAGCTTGATCATCTAAGGGACTATGTCATAAAACTTATGTCTCATTACATCGAAGACCTCTCTCAAGAAAAAGAAATGTCTACCCTTAAAGCAACCAAAATAAGGCCTGTGCTCAAAAAATTTTTGGAAGAACATCCATACGTTCAATTTATTTACATAGTTGACGCAGAGGGGAAACCCGTGGTGGGGTTGACCAACGATATCGAATACCTCCACAAGTTCGAAGAACTTCTTAAAACAGAAACTTTTGAAAACAGAGAGTGGTTTAAGGTGCCGATGAAGACAGGTAAAACCTATACTTCTAAGTTTTATACTTCTAGAATTACAGGTAATCTTTGTATCACTCTTTCTATTCCTATAAGAAATAAATACGAAGAAATAATAGGAATATTAGGGATGGATATAAAGTTCGAAGATGTGGTGAAGATGGAAAACGGTTCCTATGAAGTTTAA
- the thrC gene encoding threonine synthase translates to MKYISTRGGMEKLSFKQTVFEGLAPDGGLIIPEKVPTLSPEEIKHLSSLSYQELALNVFRYFIDDMPEEELKEIIDRSYQTFRTKEVTPVVKAGDFYILELFHGPTWAFKDVALQFLGNLFEKLLLETGKKINILGATSGDTGSAAIYGVRGKKNIAIFILYPYKRVSEVQALMMNTVTDENVFNLAIEGTFDDCQAIVKKIFMDLEFKRKYRLTAINSINWARVMAQMVYYFWAYFRVCEKEGVEKIIFSVPTGNFGDIFAGYLVRRMLGNERIPKLILATNENDILYRFVNFGDYSLGTVKPTISPSMDIQVASNFERYLYYLLGEDPEKTKQAMERFASEKALRFDQEMIERIQQDFMSDRATEEEILSTIKTFYQETGYILDPHTAVGVKAAKRFKEDIPIVCLATAHPAKFPETVSKALGFELDLPLEIKKLYQLPQKYEVLPASISKVKEFIETKAV, encoded by the coding sequence ATGAAATATATAAGCACAAGAGGAGGAATGGAAAAACTTTCTTTTAAGCAGACCGTGTTTGAGGGATTGGCTCCTGATGGTGGTTTGATCATCCCAGAGAAAGTCCCCACACTATCTCCTGAAGAGATAAAACATTTAAGTTCTCTTTCTTACCAAGAACTTGCTTTAAATGTGTTTAGGTACTTTATAGACGATATGCCAGAAGAAGAACTAAAAGAAATCATCGATAGATCTTATCAAACTTTCAGGACTAAAGAGGTTACTCCAGTAGTAAAAGCAGGAGACTTTTATATCTTAGAACTTTTCCATGGACCTACCTGGGCCTTTAAAGATGTAGCGTTGCAGTTTTTAGGAAATCTTTTTGAAAAGCTTTTGTTAGAAACAGGAAAAAAGATAAATATTTTAGGTGCTACTTCAGGAGATACCGGGTCTGCAGCTATATATGGGGTGAGGGGTAAGAAAAACATCGCTATTTTTATCCTCTATCCTTATAAAAGAGTTTCTGAAGTTCAGGCTTTAATGATGAATACTGTGACTGATGAAAATGTTTTTAACTTGGCAATAGAAGGTACCTTTGATGACTGTCAGGCAATAGTGAAAAAAATTTTTATGGACCTTGAATTTAAAAGAAAATACAGACTTACGGCGATTAACTCCATCAACTGGGCCAGGGTTATGGCTCAGATGGTTTATTACTTTTGGGCTTATTTTAGGGTTTGTGAAAAAGAAGGGGTAGAAAAGATAATTTTCTCTGTACCTACAGGAAACTTTGGGGATATTTTTGCTGGTTATTTAGTAAGAAGAATGTTAGGTAACGAAAGAATTCCTAAGCTAATCCTGGCTACCAATGAGAATGATATTTTATATAGGTTTGTAAATTTTGGGGATTATTCCTTAGGCACGGTAAAACCTACTATTAGCCCTTCTATGGATATTCAGGTAGCGAGTAATTTTGAACGCTACCTTTACTACCTTTTAGGAGAGGATCCTGAAAAAACTAAACAGGCTATGGAGAGGTTTGCTTCTGAAAAGGCTTTAAGGTTTGATCAAGAAATGATAGAAAGAATTCAACAAGATTTTATGTCTGACCGGGCTACAGAAGAGGAAATCCTTAGTACGATTAAGACTTTTTATCAAGAAACCGGGTATATTTTAGACCCACATACTGCTGTAGGGGTAAAAGCAGCTAAACGTTTTAAAGAGGATATACCTATAGTTTGCTTGGCTACCGCCCATCCTGCCAAATTTCCTGAAACAGTAAGCAAGGCCTTAGGTTTTGAGTTAGACCTTCCTCTTGAAATTAAAAAGCTTTATCAACTTCCTCAAAAATATGAGGTATTACCTGCTTCAATAAGTAAAGTAAAGGAATTTATTGAGACAAAGGCTGTTTAA
- a CDS encoding DUF2703 domain-containing protein, whose translation MTSLKIIWQKGKEENPLAERMNLTYLNLERALMTLTPILLEMGVKVEFEKVEVEERPKNLKDWQKRILIEDKFIEDFLDIETRQSFCLGLCGKVCDVLCKDKIEEIPDHLIIAAVFHVVREKLDKMEG comes from the coding sequence ATGACATCTCTTAAAATAATCTGGCAAAAAGGAAAAGAAGAAAACCCCCTTGCTGAAAGGATGAACCTTACTTATCTAAACCTGGAAAGAGCACTTATGACGTTAACCCCTATTTTACTTGAGATGGGGGTTAAGGTTGAGTTTGAGAAAGTGGAGGTAGAAGAAAGACCTAAGAACCTTAAAGATTGGCAAAAAAGGATTTTAATAGAGGATAAATTTATAGAGGACTTTTTAGACATAGAAACAAGACAAAGTTTTTGTTTGGGACTGTGTGGTAAAGTATGTGATGTGTTGTGTAAAGATAAGATTGAAGAAATCCCTGACCATCTTATTATTGCAGCGGTTTTTCACGTGGTAAGAGAAAAATTAGACAAAATGGAGGGTTAA
- a CDS encoding MBL fold metallo-hydrolase has product MRITILGSGTGWIRLDRNSPGYLVEKDGFLLVLDLGYGVLKQILKLGYSLEDLSAIFISHFHPDHLSDLIPFFFASRYKLGYRRLQPVHVYAPKGFLTFLEKLNQALNHWVEPPKEIFRLIELPLTEGYEFSIGPFKAKTSPVKHNPESLAIRLETQGKSLVYSGDTGFCSSLIRLAEKADVLILECANSEDFKVEGHLSPTEAGVIAEESRVGKLILSHFYPHSEKKEIPDIIKKHFSGEVILAEDFMVLTL; this is encoded by the coding sequence ATGAGAATAACTATTTTAGGCTCTGGGACCGGATGGATAAGACTTGACCGAAACTCTCCAGGTTATCTGGTAGAAAAAGATGGTTTTTTACTGGTTCTTGACCTTGGTTATGGTGTATTAAAACAGATTTTAAAGCTTGGTTATAGTTTAGAAGACCTTTCAGCAATTTTTATTTCTCATTTTCATCCAGACCATCTTTCTGACCTTATTCCTTTCTTTTTTGCCAGCCGCTACAAGCTTGGTTATCGAAGGCTTCAACCGGTACATGTCTATGCACCAAAGGGGTTCTTAACCTTTCTTGAAAAATTAAATCAGGCCTTGAACCATTGGGTTGAACCCCCGAAAGAGATTTTTAGGTTGATTGAACTTCCGTTAACAGAAGGGTATGAATTTTCGATAGGACCTTTTAAAGCCAAGACCTCCCCGGTTAAACATAATCCTGAAAGTTTAGCCATTAGGTTAGAAACCCAGGGGAAAAGTCTGGTGTATTCTGGAGATACTGGTTTTTGTAGCTCTCTTATAAGGCTTGCTGAAAAAGCAGATGTTCTTATTTTAGAATGTGCTAATTCAGAAGATTTTAAGGTAGAGGGGCATCTTTCTCCTACAGAGGCAGGGGTTATCGCAGAAGAAAGTAGAGTAGGTAAACTTATCCTTTCTCATTTTTATCCTCATAGTGAAAAAAAAGAAATACCAGATATAATAAAAAAACATTTTTCAGGTGAGGTAATTTTAGCTGAAGATTTTATGGTTTTAACTTTATGA
- a CDS encoding TolB-like translocation protein: MKFKGIWIFLSISILLALAGALPAKATEPSEGLPLITVESQTFGKILVRVPDFKGDPSVSAKLTSLLRKMINLHLFVLATPNPPFSQPISKEYYLTGSFSLTSSEITFKGQLEDLLEKRIIGEYHLKSSPSQPERLIYVLTDKIIEDLSHHKGIAYSKVAFVKRVLGKDRLYLADFSKENPKELRSAPLILFPKFSPSGQKLAYLVYEKQLYFLEILDLKTGEKKAFNIKGISSTPVWSPDEKALFLTIEDQAEIGIYRFSLENQTLEPILKGEGVYQVGDLSQDGQKLLYVHDRRTGKPTINLFDLETKQTKKISKIRAYNTSPRFSPKGDKVLYLSRGGGLTYLVLQDLTTGKEDKFAFKGRLEDPAFSPTGDYLLASGEGPQGHGIYLIHLPSHLSQVYISGKNFLFPTWSKL, from the coding sequence ATGAAGTTTAAGGGTATCTGGATATTCTTATCTATATCTATTCTCTTAGCTTTAGCAGGAGCTTTACCTGCTAAAGCTACTGAACCCTCTGAAGGTCTTCCTCTCATTACTGTTGAAAGTCAAACCTTTGGGAAAATTTTAGTCAGGGTTCCTGATTTTAAGGGAGACCCTTCGGTTTCTGCCAAATTAACCTCCCTTTTAAGAAAGATGATAAACCTACATCTTTTTGTCTTAGCAACCCCTAACCCTCCTTTTTCTCAGCCTATCTCTAAAGAATATTACCTAACCGGAAGTTTTAGCCTAACCTCATCGGAGATCACCTTTAAAGGGCAACTTGAAGACCTTCTTGAAAAAAGGATCATAGGCGAATACCACCTAAAAAGTTCTCCCTCCCAACCAGAAAGACTTATCTATGTCCTTACAGATAAAATAATCGAAGACCTCTCTCACCATAAAGGAATAGCCTACTCTAAAGTAGCTTTTGTAAAAAGAGTTTTAGGAAAAGACCGTCTATACCTTGCAGACTTCTCTAAAGAAAACCCTAAGGAATTGAGATCAGCCCCTCTTATTCTCTTCCCTAAGTTTTCTCCTTCTGGTCAAAAGTTAGCTTATTTAGTATATGAAAAACAGCTCTACTTCTTAGAAATTTTAGACCTTAAAACCGGAGAAAAAAAGGCCTTTAACATAAAAGGTATAAGTTCTACTCCTGTATGGAGTCCTGATGAAAAGGCTCTTTTCTTAACCATAGAAGATCAAGCAGAAATAGGAATTTATAGATTTAGCTTAGAAAATCAGACCCTCGAACCTATCTTAAAAGGAGAAGGGGTTTATCAGGTAGGAGACTTATCACAGGATGGACAAAAACTTCTTTATGTACATGATAGAAGGACAGGAAAACCTACTATCAATCTTTTTGACTTAGAAACCAAACAGACAAAAAAAATTTCCAAAATAAGGGCTTACAATACCTCTCCCAGGTTCTCACCAAAAGGAGATAAAGTCCTTTATTTGTCAAGAGGCGGGGGCCTAACCTATTTAGTTTTACAAGACCTTACCACTGGAAAGGAAGATAAATTTGCCTTCAAAGGCCGTTTAGAAGACCCAGCCTTCTCACCTACAGGAGACTATCTCCTTGCCTCTGGAGAAGGTCCTCAAGGGCATGGTATATACCTTATCCACCTGCCCTCTCATCTATCTCAGGTCTACATCTCAGGAAAAAATTTTCTCTTTCCTACCTGGAGTAAACTTTAG
- the selA gene encoding L-seryl-tRNA(Sec) selenium transferase, protein MRIPSVNEVKQCLAHLYPQYPLSYFTEPARRVTALIREKWQKGELKDLTEERLIDLAKQVFEAYERPSLQRVINATGVVIHTNLGRAPLAEKAIQEIVKVARFYSNLEFNLEEGKRGNRYVHVEELLKEITGAEGALVVNNNASAVLIALNTLAFGKEVIVSRGELVEIGGSFRVPDVMKWSGCILREVGTTNKTHLYDYERAINENTGLLLKVHKSNFAIIGFTKEVSSEELVALGKKYNLPVMEDLGSGCLIDLSKYGYSKEPTVKEVLAAGVDVVTFSGDKLLGGPQAGIILGKKEFIEKIRKNPLNRALRIDKLTLAGLEATLRLYRDETLAIEHIPTLKMILTPKEKLKKSCLKLVRQLKKIGLQGFTFKMIESSGKTGGGSLPLLDLPSFVVGVYSEKFSPQRLQEFLRKNNPPIITRIEEDFLVIDPRCLFPEDYPEILRAFQRFKNEFEGSS, encoded by the coding sequence ATGAGGATTCCTTCTGTCAACGAAGTCAAGCAATGTTTAGCTCATCTTTATCCACAATATCCGTTGAGTTATTTTACTGAACCTGCTCGAAGGGTTACCGCTCTTATAAGGGAAAAATGGCAAAAAGGGGAACTAAAAGACCTTACTGAAGAAAGGTTGATAGACTTAGCCAAGCAGGTTTTTGAAGCTTATGAAAGACCTTCTTTGCAAAGGGTGATAAACGCTACCGGGGTAGTCATACATACCAACTTAGGACGAGCGCCTTTAGCCGAAAAGGCTATTCAAGAAATAGTAAAGGTTGCAAGATTTTATAGTAATTTAGAGTTTAATTTAGAAGAAGGGAAAAGAGGAAACAGATATGTCCATGTAGAAGAACTTCTTAAAGAGATTACAGGAGCTGAAGGTGCACTGGTAGTAAATAATAACGCTTCTGCCGTGCTGATTGCACTTAATACGTTAGCTTTTGGAAAAGAGGTTATCGTTTCGAGAGGAGAGCTGGTAGAGATCGGTGGGTCTTTTAGAGTGCCTGATGTGATGAAGTGGTCTGGTTGTATCTTGCGAGAAGTAGGAACCACCAATAAGACCCATCTTTATGACTATGAGAGGGCGATAAACGAAAATACCGGACTACTACTTAAGGTTCACAAAAGTAATTTTGCTATCATAGGGTTTACTAAAGAGGTTAGTTCAGAAGAGTTAGTGGCTTTAGGCAAAAAATATAATCTTCCGGTGATGGAAGATTTGGGAAGTGGATGTTTGATCGACCTTTCTAAATACGGCTATTCCAAAGAGCCTACGGTTAAAGAGGTATTAGCTGCAGGGGTTGATGTGGTTACTTTTTCAGGAGATAAACTTTTAGGTGGCCCGCAAGCCGGTATCATTCTTGGAAAAAAAGAGTTTATAGAAAAAATAAGAAAAAATCCTTTAAACCGTGCTCTAAGAATAGATAAGTTGACTTTAGCAGGTTTAGAAGCAACTCTAAGACTTTACCGTGATGAAACCTTAGCTATAGAGCATATACCTACGTTAAAAATGATCCTCACCCCTAAAGAAAAACTAAAAAAATCGTGTTTAAAGCTTGTTAGACAATTAAAAAAGATTGGTTTACAAGGTTTTACTTTTAAAATGATCGAAAGTTCAGGAAAAACAGGAGGAGGGTCTTTGCCTTTGTTAGACCTTCCTTCTTTTGTAGTAGGTGTTTATTCAGAGAAGTTTTCTCCTCAAAGGTTGCAGGAGTTTTTAAGAAAAAATAACCCTCCCATCATTACCAGGATAGAAGAAGATTTTTTGGTGATAGATCCAAGATGTCTTTTTCCAGAAGACTATCCTGAAATTTTAAGAGCTTTTCAGAGGTTTAAAAATGAGTTTGAGGGTTCCTCCTAA
- a CDS encoding tetratricopeptide repeat protein: protein MSLRVPPNWSWFLPYLQQKFSGENLRSGDFFRYSTPELFLHYPKEKLLPLLLIERYLWENVDRSFFKSEMLSLVLEKEKVKGYLFRCPETFLENLDGFSFIRIEKNLFFYPIAWGGLTKLLFSLWKKEVPFIAVEVELETLEDCKQFLEIPQRLDFSRFSLSTKEHLQNYLPFENLRLANTIEERFLTEGDFIFLADKKESILELQFNDVEILERLENQERLLLVGKGILSSLLANTQGLFKNIGVLTKEVWDFYRVEGASPLMYTVSALEHARRLKGENKVIFEGFSYHVLGDLYYEWEDLGKALKYYNLAENYTKQPIELALSKGAIYYLLGDFDKAEKILKSRLCGCEKEDPTIHYNLGLIYYQKGDYEKGRYHFYKAHLLEPKNHVFREALVKFLWDIGAYQELEEVLSNTNKLTLKEELYLGKLFFQQKKYEQAFDLLKKTLNLPERDGETLSFLAWLYVYFNKEKEVSELLKQEAKKLLTEKEKKRLAEEFGISFT from the coding sequence ATGAGTTTGAGGGTTCCTCCTAACTGGTCTTGGTTTTTGCCTTATTTACAACAAAAATTTTCAGGTGAAAACTTACGCTCAGGAGATTTTTTTAGGTACTCAACTCCAGAGCTTTTTTTACACTATCCTAAAGAAAAACTTTTGCCACTTTTACTGATAGAAAGATATCTGTGGGAAAATGTTGACAGAAGTTTTTTTAAAAGTGAGATGTTAAGTTTAGTGCTTGAAAAAGAAAAGGTAAAAGGATATCTTTTTAGATGTCCTGAGACTTTTTTAGAAAACCTGGACGGATTTTCCTTTATAAGGATAGAAAAAAATCTGTTTTTTTATCCTATTGCTTGGGGAGGTTTGACCAAGCTTCTTTTTTCTCTTTGGAAAAAAGAAGTCCCTTTTATAGCGGTTGAGGTGGAACTGGAAACCTTAGAGGATTGTAAACAGTTTTTAGAGATACCTCAACGGTTAGACTTTAGTAGATTTAGCCTCTCAACCAAAGAACACCTACAGAATTATCTCCCTTTTGAGAATTTAAGGTTGGCTAACACTATAGAAGAAAGGTTTTTAACTGAAGGAGACTTTATCTTCTTAGCAGACAAAAAAGAGTCTATTTTAGAACTGCAGTTTAACGATGTAGAGATATTAGAAAGATTAGAAAATCAAGAAAGATTGTTGCTGGTAGGAAAAGGAATCCTTAGTTCCTTATTGGCTAATACACAGGGTTTGTTTAAGAACATAGGGGTTCTTACCAAAGAAGTCTGGGATTTCTATAGAGTTGAAGGTGCTTCGCCTTTGATGTATACTGTTTCTGCTCTAGAGCATGCAAGAAGGTTGAAAGGGGAAAACAAGGTAATTTTTGAGGGTTTTAGTTATCATGTGTTAGGAGACCTTTACTATGAATGGGAAGATTTAGGTAAAGCCTTGAAATACTATAACTTAGCCGAAAACTATACTAAACAACCGATAGAGCTTGCTTTAAGTAAGGGGGCTATCTACTATCTTTTAGGAGATTTTGATAAAGCAGAAAAGATATTAAAATCTCGTCTTTGTGGATGTGAGAAGGAAGACCCTACCATTCATTACAACCTGGGCTTGATCTATTATCAAAAAGGAGATTATGAAAAAGGAAGGTATCACTTTTACAAGGCCCATCTTTTGGAGCCAAAAAATCATGTTTTTAGAGAGGCTTTGGTAAAATTTTTATGGGATATAGGTGCTTATCAAGAGTTAGAAGAGGTTCTTTCAAACACAAACAAGTTAACTCTTAAAGAAGAGTTGTATTTAGGAAAGCTATTTTTTCAACAAAAGAAGTATGAACAAGCCTTTGATTTGTTAAAAAAGACTTTAAATCTTCCAGAAAGAGACGGAGAAACTCTAAGTTTCTTAGCCTGGCTTTATGTTTATTTTAACAAAGAAAAAGAGGTTTCTGAGCTGCTGAAACAAGAGGCTAAAAAATTACTTACTGAAAAAGAGAAAAAAAGATTGGCTGAAGAGTTTGGGATTAGTTTTACATGA